Genomic segment of Trueperaceae bacterium:
CTCCTCGACCTCGACGACACGCTGGTCGCCTCCGACCGCGACGAGCACGTCGCGGAGGCCCCGCTGCTCGTGAGCCGGCTCATAGACGCCGGCTTCGGCGTGGCGATCCTCTCCAACGGCAAGCCGGAGCGCGTCGCGCGCGTGTCGCGGCTCCTCGGCGTGCCCGGCGTCGCCCTGGCGGGCAAGCCGTTCGGCTGGGCGTTCCGCAGGGCACTCGGCCTGCTGCCCGGCGCCTCGCCGGCCACGACGGCGATGGTCGGGGACCAGCTCTTCACCGACGTGCTGGGCGCCAAGCGCGCCGGGCTCGTCACCGTCCTCGTCAGGCCGCTGACCCAGGGTAAGCTTCCTCATACCAGGCTCGCCCGCCGGCTTGAGAGAATGATCCTCGAGGAGCGTTGACCTTGGCAGTCCTCTCGATCGGCGACAAGAGGCTTGGCGCCGTCCTACTCGAGCGTGGCTACGTCACCGACGACGCGCTGCAGCAGGCGATCGCGCGCCACGCCGAGGTCGGCGGCAGGCTCGCCGACATACTGATGCAGCTCGGCGTGATCTCCGAGCAGCGCATCGCCCGCGCCGTCGAGGAGTCGATAGGCATCCCCCTCGTGAACCTCCCCCGCGTCGACGTCATGGCCGACGCGCTGGCGAAGGTGCCCGCGACGCTCGCGGCCGAGCTGCTGGCCATGCCGTTCGCGATCGACGGCGACCGCCTCAGGGTCGCCTTCGTCGACCCGCTCGACGCGCTGCTGATAGAAGAGGTGGAGGACGCCTCCGGCTGCCTCGTGGAGCCCTACCAGGCCCTCCACAAGGAGATCATGTGGGCGCTCGCGACCTACTACCCGGAGCTGGGGCTCGAGCCGCCCGTCGACGTCGAGGTCGACATCAGCCAGCGGCTGGGCAACCTGGCGGTCTCGCGCGGCCTCGTCACGCCCGAGCAGCTCGAGGCCGCGATCGCCGAGCAGCAGCGCACCG
This window contains:
- a CDS encoding YqeG family HAD IIIA-type phosphatase, which gives rise to MLRPDVRVDSLAQVTPDLLRRLGVSHALLDLDDTLVASDRDEHVAEAPLLVSRLIDAGFGVAILSNGKPERVARVSRLLGVPGVALAGKPFGWAFRRALGLLPGASPATTAMVGDQLFTDVLGAKRAGLVTVLVRPLTQGKLPHTRLARRLERMILEER